One segment of Streptomyces sp. YIM 121038 DNA contains the following:
- a CDS encoding AAA family ATPase, translating to MEALSSDSGARTAFAERLALLYQEAGNPPLKRVAEAVARLQRVDERGRPVRVSAQRISDWRRAKNVPAQFTALAAVLHVLVPEARRVRTTPVSPGLYDLAQWQRLWERAVADPVGDAATAAGEEERPLAEAPVPSVCPYRGLASYRQQDAQWFFGRERSTDALLAQLRAAEETGGLVMLVGASGAGKSSLLNAGLVPTLRGGALGDGDGRAAQVLHLVPGPDPLAELTALIPELAPAVADAEAQAAEAGEESPGAPGTPEFADAVRECVTTWARRGTASAARPVVIVDQFEEAFTLCADETARRTFVQVLHAACSPGETGATGATGAAGAAGAAGADEAEPAPALVVLGVRADFYEECLAHPELADALQHRHMVLGPLTTAELRNAVTGPAKAVGLELEPGLAELIVREVSTDGPRGAHDTGVLPLLSHALLVTWQRRKAGRLTLAGYRAAGGIQGAVAATAERAWSDLDSAARTAARLLLLRLVRLGEDTQATRRRGTRRQLSEESTNPNKTEESLEALARARLVTLDAETVEITHEALLHAWPRLRDWIDEDRNDHLLRQRLEEDSRTWEESDRDASLLYRGSRLEQACAWAESAEDTFLTRSAVDFLAASTGLRKRTVRLRRGAVSTLLVLAMLAAVSAVVAWQQRDDAVSERNDAIFAQVTAAADRAQRTDPSLSAQLDLVAHRLRPGDQGTMNRLISIVNAPLATPLTGHTGAVYLTSFHPGGRLLATASYDRTVRLWDVSDRSRPKPLGKPLTGHTSWVSSAVFSPDGKTLASAADDGTIRLWDVTDPRRPRTLGTPLTGHRGTIYLVAFSPDGRTLASAGEDRTVRLWNVRDPRRPKALATLTGHTAPVRSVAFGPDGRTLAAGGDNGAIRLWSTADPSRPKPVGKVLRAHKDTVHSVAFSPDGKALASGSSDNTVRLWDVAEPERARALGPPLTGHTGPVWSVAFNRDGTMLAAASADSTASLWNVRDAAHPSQVGEPLAGSSGEMYALGFSPDGRTLATGSGDNKVRLWSIPTSDMVGRIGVFRPDGKVLATVARDERIRLWNVQRPNRPVALGKPFEPGEGAVRAPAFSPDGRTLAVLTGSRAVQLWDVSDPAHPVSYGEPVELRTRFAAALAFSRDGRTLATAYEDRTIQLWNVADPERPRRLGTPLTGHKGYVNDLAFNKDGRTLASASSDGTIRLWNVADRRHATPLGKPLTGHLGPINTLAHSPDGRTLASGSDDGTVRLWDVTDPRRAAPRGSPLTGHTDALVSLTFSRNGRTLASGGNDNTVRLWDLTHPSDAAPIGQSMSPNAKTGSFLSFSPQGRMLGVSSGPDTVRLWNLDADTAIRRICSTTRGVLTPENWREYLPRLSYEPPCAK from the coding sequence GTGGAGGCCTTGAGCTCCGACTCAGGGGCACGCACAGCCTTCGCGGAACGTCTCGCGCTGCTGTACCAGGAGGCCGGAAACCCGCCCCTGAAACGCGTTGCCGAGGCGGTTGCCCGACTGCAACGGGTCGATGAGCGAGGCCGCCCCGTGCGCGTGTCCGCGCAGCGGATCAGCGACTGGCGGCGGGCCAAGAACGTGCCCGCCCAGTTCACCGCCCTCGCCGCGGTCCTGCACGTCCTCGTCCCCGAGGCCCGCCGCGTCCGCACGACGCCGGTCTCTCCGGGCCTGTACGACCTCGCGCAGTGGCAGCGCCTGTGGGAGCGCGCGGTGGCCGACCCGGTCGGCGACGCCGCCACGGCCGCGGGCGAGGAGGAGCGCCCCCTCGCCGAAGCCCCGGTCCCCAGCGTGTGCCCGTACCGGGGGCTCGCTTCGTACCGTCAGCAGGACGCGCAGTGGTTCTTCGGCCGGGAGCGGAGCACGGACGCGCTGCTCGCCCAGCTCCGCGCGGCGGAGGAAACCGGCGGCCTGGTGATGCTCGTGGGCGCCTCCGGCGCGGGGAAGTCGTCGCTCCTGAACGCCGGGCTCGTGCCCACCCTGCGCGGCGGCGCGCTCGGCGACGGCGACGGCCGGGCGGCCCAGGTGCTGCACCTCGTGCCGGGCCCCGACCCCCTCGCCGAGCTGACCGCGCTCATACCCGAGCTGGCGCCCGCGGTCGCCGACGCGGAGGCGCAGGCCGCGGAGGCGGGTGAGGAGAGTCCGGGCGCGCCCGGTACGCCCGAGTTCGCGGACGCGGTCAGGGAGTGCGTCACGACGTGGGCGCGGCGCGGGACGGCCTCCGCCGCCCGGCCGGTCGTCATCGTCGACCAGTTCGAGGAGGCGTTCACCCTCTGCGCCGACGAGACGGCCCGGCGCACCTTCGTCCAGGTGCTGCACGCCGCGTGCTCGCCCGGCGAGACGGGGGCGACGGGGGCGACGGGGGCAGCGGGGGCAGCGGGAGCTGCCGGGGCGGATGAGGCCGAGCCCGCGCCCGCGCTCGTCGTCCTCGGTGTCCGCGCCGACTTCTACGAGGAGTGCCTCGCCCACCCCGAGCTGGCCGACGCCCTCCAGCACCGGCACATGGTGCTCGGGCCGCTGACCACCGCCGAGCTGCGCAACGCGGTGACCGGCCCGGCCAAGGCCGTGGGCCTCGAACTCGAACCGGGGCTCGCCGAGCTCATCGTCCGCGAAGTGAGTACGGACGGGCCGCGCGGGGCCCATGACACGGGCGTGCTTCCGCTGCTCTCCCACGCCCTGCTCGTCACCTGGCAGCGGCGGAAGGCGGGGCGCCTCACCCTGGCCGGGTACCGCGCGGCCGGCGGGATCCAGGGCGCGGTGGCGGCGACCGCCGAGCGCGCCTGGTCCGACCTCGACTCGGCGGCGCGCACGGCCGCGCGGCTGCTCCTGCTGCGGCTCGTACGGCTCGGCGAGGACACCCAGGCCACCCGCAGACGGGGCACGCGGCGTCAGCTCTCGGAGGAGTCGACCAACCCCAACAAGACGGAGGAGTCGCTCGAGGCGCTGGCCCGCGCCCGCCTGGTGACGCTCGACGCGGAGACCGTGGAGATCACGCACGAGGCGCTGCTGCACGCCTGGCCGCGCCTGCGCGACTGGATCGACGAGGACCGCAACGACCATCTGCTGCGCCAGCGGCTCGAAGAGGACAGCAGGACCTGGGAGGAGTCCGACCGCGACGCGTCGCTGCTCTACCGCGGCTCCCGCCTCGAGCAGGCGTGCGCCTGGGCGGAGTCCGCCGAGGACACCTTCCTGACGCGGAGCGCGGTGGACTTCCTGGCCGCCTCGACGGGTCTGCGCAAGCGCACGGTCCGGCTCAGACGCGGCGCGGTGTCGACGCTGCTCGTCCTCGCGATGCTCGCGGCCGTCTCCGCGGTGGTCGCCTGGCAGCAGCGGGACGACGCGGTGTCCGAGCGGAACGACGCGATATTCGCCCAGGTGACCGCGGCGGCCGACCGCGCGCAGCGCACCGACCCCTCGCTGTCCGCCCAACTCGACCTGGTGGCCCACCGCTTGCGGCCCGGCGACCAGGGCACGATGAACCGGCTGATCTCGATCGTCAACGCGCCCCTGGCCACCCCGCTCACGGGCCACACCGGCGCCGTCTACCTCACCTCGTTCCACCCCGGCGGGCGGCTCCTCGCCACCGCGAGCTACGACCGTACGGTCCGGCTGTGGGACGTGTCGGACCGGTCCCGGCCGAAGCCGCTGGGCAAACCGCTGACCGGGCACACGAGTTGGGTGAGCAGCGCCGTCTTCAGTCCGGACGGCAAGACCCTCGCCAGCGCCGCGGACGACGGCACGATCCGGCTGTGGGACGTCACGGACCCCCGGCGTCCGCGCACGCTCGGCACGCCCCTGACCGGCCACCGCGGCACGATCTACCTGGTGGCCTTCAGCCCGGACGGGCGCACCCTCGCCTCCGCGGGCGAGGACCGCACCGTACGGCTGTGGAACGTGCGGGACCCGCGGCGCCCGAAGGCGCTCGCCACGCTGACCGGGCACACCGCCCCGGTGCGCTCCGTGGCGTTCGGCCCCGACGGGCGCACCCTCGCGGCCGGCGGCGACAACGGCGCCATCCGGCTGTGGTCGACGGCCGACCCGAGCCGCCCGAAGCCGGTCGGCAAGGTGCTGCGCGCCCACAAGGACACGGTGCACTCCGTGGCCTTCAGCCCCGACGGCAAGGCGCTGGCCAGCGGCAGCTCGGACAACACGGTCCGCCTCTGGGACGTCGCGGAGCCGGAGAGGGCGCGCGCGCTCGGCCCGCCCCTCACCGGCCACACGGGCCCCGTGTGGTCCGTGGCCTTCAACCGCGACGGGACGATGCTCGCCGCCGCCAGCGCGGACAGTACGGCGAGCCTGTGGAACGTCCGGGACGCGGCGCACCCTTCGCAGGTCGGCGAGCCGCTCGCGGGCAGCAGCGGGGAGATGTACGCGCTCGGCTTCAGCCCGGACGGCCGCACCCTGGCCACCGGGAGCGGCGACAACAAGGTCCGGCTGTGGTCGATCCCGACCTCGGACATGGTCGGCCGCATCGGGGTGTTCCGCCCCGACGGGAAGGTGCTCGCCACGGTCGCCCGCGACGAGCGGATCCGGCTGTGGAACGTGCAGCGGCCCAACCGCCCCGTGGCCCTCGGCAAGCCCTTCGAGCCCGGCGAGGGCGCCGTGCGCGCGCCCGCGTTCTCCCCCGACGGCCGCACCCTCGCGGTGCTCACGGGCAGCCGCGCGGTACAGCTGTGGGACGTCTCCGACCCCGCTCACCCCGTCTCGTACGGGGAACCGGTGGAGCTGCGGACGCGGTTCGCGGCCGCGCTGGCCTTCAGCCGGGACGGGCGCACCCTCGCGACCGCCTACGAGGACCGCACCATCCAGCTGTGGAACGTCGCGGATCCGGAGCGTCCCCGACGGCTCGGCACCCCGCTCACCGGCCACAAGGGCTACGTCAACGACCTCGCCTTCAACAAGGACGGGCGGACGCTCGCCAGCGCCAGCTCCGACGGCACCATCCGGCTGTGGAACGTGGCCGACCGCCGGCACGCCACGCCGCTCGGCAAGCCCCTCACGGGTCATCTGGGCCCCATCAACACCCTGGCCCACAGCCCCGACGGCCGGACCCTCGCCAGCGGCAGCGACGACGGCACGGTCCGGCTCTGGGACGTCACGGACCCCCGCAGGGCGGCCCCCCGCGGCTCCCCGCTGACCGGGCACACCGACGCGCTCGTGTCCCTGACGTTCAGCCGGAACGGCCGCACCCTGGCGAGCGGCGGCAACGACAACACGGTCCGGCTCTGGGACCTCACCCACCCGTCCGACGCCGCCCCCATCGGGCAGTCGATGAGCCCCAACGCCAAGACGGGCAGTTTCCTGTCGTTCAGTCCGCAAGGGCGCATGCTCGGAGTTTCGAGCGGCCCCGATACCGTCCGGCTGTGGAATCTGGACGCCGACACGGCAATTCGCCGTATCTGCTCGACCACGCGCGGGGTCCTGACGCCGGAGAATTGGCGCGAGTATCTGCCCCGGCTCTCGTATGAGCCGCCGTGCGCGAAGTAA
- a CDS encoding DUF3427 domain-containing protein, protein MEAQDDLPMLRQYRAWLEPDSDSRREEFFARGLIVLETNVLLSLYEYTPAARDEVLRTLQRVKSRLWLPYQVGLKFVRGRHRVLDSRARTLKAAPNTVNQKLGEAQQAIVAARRLIQDLLMRYGRNNTSAYALDEAISDEAIKKLLTPWRDQLLNHVRELKEHDLKPAMLGHGDVVLQRVAELFGVRIAPQPLPEMIRRRVEEAESYRYPNRIPPGFSDTDKGTPLSSAGDYLMWEELIEHAATQDSVSRVLFVSADVKEDWYEPAEPGRGPRPWPMLAEELHLRSGADLRVETPQGFFEGIEKFLGAEIGDSTFQEINSVTEAPTTTQLVADVAAHGQPDLADYLQASGRMLGDVYRTGSSWNLLLRRAGLLEGEMSEEERQFTRRIASILHADDPDRVAAYQQLLDDDVPPYDQLDSRNQVYARMLLFNLWPQPEFTTWQAGIELLRSHRAVRQELRVVLSLTQPRRPLGPQLRLGEQELLPLHIHAAYNRAEILAALGLCDLGGMLPGQFAQGVAWCKHLNTDALLVTTSRDYTEANLPFLGDRLDGTQGGDGALSKSLFRWDSQSATAEDSPVGLRYQSSHSHVLLFVRRQKRSAYRGAEPWMLIGPADYVEHEGSKPMRVLWRLNYPLPADVWAYAAKN, encoded by the coding sequence GTGGAAGCCCAGGATGATCTGCCCATGCTGCGTCAGTATCGGGCTTGGCTAGAGCCCGATTCTGACAGTCGTCGGGAGGAGTTCTTCGCCCGCGGCCTCATTGTCCTCGAAACGAATGTGCTGCTAAGTCTGTACGAATACACCCCGGCGGCTCGGGACGAGGTTCTGCGGACGTTGCAGCGAGTGAAGTCACGGTTGTGGTTGCCATATCAGGTGGGCCTGAAGTTCGTTCGGGGTCGGCATCGGGTACTCGACAGTCGCGCCCGGACGCTGAAAGCAGCGCCGAACACGGTCAATCAGAAGCTGGGTGAAGCACAGCAGGCGATCGTCGCTGCCCGGCGCCTGATCCAGGACTTGTTGATGCGTTACGGCCGGAACAACACGTCCGCTTACGCTCTCGACGAGGCGATCAGCGACGAGGCGATTAAGAAGCTGCTCACGCCATGGCGGGATCAGCTCCTCAACCATGTACGCGAGCTCAAGGAACACGACCTGAAGCCAGCCATGCTTGGCCACGGCGATGTCGTGCTGCAACGCGTGGCGGAACTGTTCGGAGTACGCATCGCACCGCAACCCCTCCCGGAGATGATTCGACGTCGCGTCGAGGAAGCCGAGTCGTACCGCTACCCGAACCGGATACCGCCGGGATTCAGCGACACGGACAAGGGAACGCCCCTGAGCTCAGCGGGGGACTACCTGATGTGGGAGGAGCTGATAGAGCACGCGGCGACTCAAGACTCCGTTTCCCGTGTGCTGTTCGTCTCAGCGGATGTGAAGGAAGACTGGTACGAACCAGCGGAACCAGGACGCGGGCCCCGCCCCTGGCCGATGCTCGCTGAAGAGCTGCATCTGCGGAGCGGCGCAGACCTTCGAGTCGAAACTCCACAGGGATTCTTCGAGGGAATCGAGAAGTTCCTGGGAGCGGAGATCGGCGACTCCACCTTCCAGGAGATCAATTCGGTGACTGAGGCTCCAACCACGACACAGCTCGTTGCGGATGTGGCTGCCCATGGCCAGCCGGATCTTGCTGACTATCTTCAGGCCAGTGGCCGGATGCTCGGCGACGTCTACCGCACAGGATCCTCGTGGAATCTCCTCCTACGCCGCGCCGGACTACTGGAGGGGGAGATGTCGGAAGAGGAACGGCAATTCACCCGCCGTATTGCATCCATCCTCCACGCTGACGATCCAGACCGTGTAGCTGCATACCAACAGCTGCTGGACGACGACGTCCCACCGTATGACCAACTTGACAGCCGTAACCAGGTGTACGCCCGCATGCTGCTGTTCAACCTCTGGCCGCAGCCGGAGTTCACTACCTGGCAAGCAGGAATCGAACTGCTGCGTTCTCATCGGGCTGTGCGTCAAGAACTGCGGGTCGTACTCTCGCTGACTCAGCCACGTCGTCCGCTAGGCCCTCAGCTGCGTCTTGGAGAGCAGGAGCTGTTGCCGCTTCACATTCACGCCGCGTACAACCGGGCGGAGATCCTCGCGGCGCTCGGCTTGTGTGACCTGGGCGGCATGCTGCCTGGTCAGTTCGCTCAAGGGGTGGCATGGTGCAAGCACCTCAATACGGATGCGCTGCTGGTCACCACGAGCCGGGACTACACGGAGGCGAATCTGCCCTTTCTCGGTGATCGACTCGACGGAACACAAGGTGGCGATGGCGCCCTCAGTAAGTCCTTGTTCCGCTGGGACTCCCAGAGCGCGACTGCGGAGGACTCACCGGTGGGCCTCCGCTATCAGTCGTCCCACTCACACGTCCTGCTGTTTGTCCGTCGGCAAAAGCGATCCGCTTACAGGGGTGCGGAGCCCTGGATGTTGATAGGGCCGGCCGACTATGTCGAGCACGAAGGAAGCAAGCCGATGCGCGTGTTGTGGAGGCTGAATTACCCGCTCCCAGCAGACGTCTGGGCGTACGCCGCGAAGAACTAA
- a CDS encoding transposase: MAKGVMRRKPDTLVEALTGSLGEHQAFLARTMLDRIDACTATENRLSDHIDQQMAPFHRRVELLVTIHGVSTRAAEVIFAEIGADITRFPTGRGPGLVGGVCPGNRESVGK; the protein is encoded by the coding sequence GTGGCCAAGGGCGTCATGCGGCGCAAGCCGGACACCCTCGTCGAGGCGCTGACCGGCAGCCTCGGCGAACACCAAGCGTTCCTTGCGCGGACCATGCTGGACCGGATCGACGCCTGCACCGCGACGGAGAACCGTCTCAGCGATCACATCGACCAGCAGATGGCGCCGTTTCACCGCAGGGTCGAACTCCTGGTGACGATCCACGGCGTCAGCACCCGTGCCGCCGAGGTGATCTTCGCCGAGATCGGCGCGGACATCACCCGCTTCCCCACCGGCCGGGGACCTGGCCTCGTGGGCGGGGTCTGCCCCGGCAACCGCGAGTCTGTTGGCAAATAG
- a CDS encoding DEAD/DEAH box helicase family protein, protein MRFLDAASLLDSGPLQFPRRIERLLWHLGFSDVSNIDGSGDEGGDILALHKGETWVIQCKWKRHGAVGADAVDEVARARDHYRAHKAVVVTNTRFSPEARKRVANLARLGPAILLWGGTDLTTSFDRVPPRFGRVTPRPYQTEALQALAADLDASGRALLVLATGLGKTVVGGEAIAAHLRRAPQDQVLVVAHAKDLVQQLERALWRHLPKDVPTRLLTGDTRPDDLSGLTCATVGSALSAARFGYRPALVMIDEAHHVGEEGQYVELLELLSSARHLGVTATPWRGDRHDITHQLGAPSFSLGIEEGMRRGYLAQVDYRLFVDDIDWDIVREASNHSYGLAELNAKLFLPQRDEAIRDELASAWTATRNPRAIVFCRTIEHAERLADMLRRTPPWSGALAIHAGLAKRERQNRLLAFRAGDVPILTAIDILNEGVDVPDVNILCFARVTHSRRIFVQQLGRGLRLSEGKERVTVLDFVSDLRRIAAALKLKRALDGDGEIETLAKVTPSNVDFSDQKVATLMDEWIKDAASLETAYDEHRLQFPATRAPQE, encoded by the coding sequence ATGCGATTCCTTGACGCCGCCTCCCTGTTGGACTCCGGCCCACTGCAGTTCCCGCGCCGCATTGAACGACTCCTGTGGCACCTGGGCTTCTCCGACGTGTCCAACATCGACGGCTCCGGTGACGAGGGAGGCGACATCCTCGCCCTCCATAAGGGCGAAACCTGGGTGATCCAGTGCAAGTGGAAGCGACACGGAGCCGTAGGGGCCGACGCGGTGGACGAGGTCGCTCGCGCTCGGGATCACTATCGCGCCCACAAAGCCGTCGTCGTCACCAACACCCGCTTCAGCCCTGAGGCTCGGAAGCGGGTAGCGAACCTGGCACGCCTAGGTCCGGCGATCCTCCTGTGGGGCGGAACGGACCTGACAACCAGCTTCGACCGGGTACCGCCCCGCTTCGGGCGAGTGACGCCACGGCCGTACCAGACCGAGGCACTCCAGGCACTGGCCGCCGACCTCGATGCCTCGGGTCGCGCACTCCTAGTGCTAGCCACCGGCCTGGGTAAAACGGTCGTCGGAGGCGAGGCGATCGCGGCGCACCTCAGACGAGCTCCCCAGGACCAGGTCCTGGTCGTCGCGCACGCGAAAGACCTCGTCCAGCAACTAGAACGGGCGCTCTGGCGACACCTACCCAAAGATGTCCCGACGCGGCTCCTCACGGGTGACACCCGCCCCGACGATCTGTCCGGCCTCACCTGCGCGACGGTCGGCTCGGCGCTGTCGGCCGCGCGATTCGGCTACCGCCCGGCCCTCGTCATGATCGACGAAGCCCACCACGTGGGCGAAGAAGGCCAGTACGTCGAACTGCTGGAACTCCTAAGCTCGGCAAGGCACCTGGGAGTTACGGCGACCCCATGGCGCGGTGACAGGCACGACATCACTCATCAGCTCGGCGCCCCCAGCTTCAGCCTGGGGATCGAGGAGGGCATGCGGCGCGGCTACCTCGCTCAGGTCGACTACCGCCTGTTCGTCGACGACATCGACTGGGACATCGTCCGCGAGGCCAGCAACCACTCGTACGGACTCGCCGAGCTCAACGCCAAGCTCTTCCTGCCGCAGCGGGATGAAGCTATCCGCGACGAACTGGCCTCCGCATGGACTGCCACGCGTAATCCGCGGGCCATCGTTTTCTGCCGCACTATCGAACACGCCGAGCGGCTCGCTGACATGCTGCGGCGCACCCCCCCTTGGTCAGGTGCCCTCGCCATCCACGCGGGACTCGCCAAAAGGGAGCGGCAGAACCGTCTACTCGCCTTCCGGGCCGGCGACGTGCCCATCCTGACGGCGATCGACATCCTCAACGAGGGGGTCGATGTACCGGACGTGAATATCCTCTGCTTCGCGCGAGTCACTCACTCTCGCCGCATCTTCGTTCAGCAGCTTGGGCGAGGACTCCGACTGAGCGAGGGAAAAGAGCGAGTCACGGTGCTGGACTTCGTCAGCGACCTCCGCCGCATCGCTGCCGCGCTCAAGCTCAAACGCGCACTGGACGGGGACGGCGAGATTGAGACCTTGGCGAAGGTCACCCCGTCGAACGTCGACTTCAGCGACCAGAAGGTGGCGACCCTCATGGACGAGTGGATCAAGGACGCGGCCAGTCTTGAGACCGCGTATGACGAGCACCGACTCCAGTTCCCCGCCACCCGCGCCCCTCAGGAGTAA
- a CDS encoding ATP-binding protein produces MTESQYINVTPHPRILGVLGDIEFSHWQCLAELVDNSFDEFQAAGGTVDRPSVAVSLPPANSQRATAEIKVQDNGRGMSLEAVTNAISAGWTSNGRHGSLGLFGMGFNISTARLGRRTTVRTSRAGDPDWIEVTLDLSRIANSSKYQAPYRLVPKANRDEHGTTVTISELKQEQYATLCRPQTQTVIREKLGDVYSYLLAEKGFLLTLNGKKVRPRLPCVWDEKRTVTRQGVEIHAVQKIDRTLSPKKACMACGYWSTADAEHCEECGQDRLELRERRIWGWLGIQRYLHRTDYGLDFLRNGRKIMLKDKRVFFWKDEDDIAEAELEYPIDSGAVQMGRIVGEIHCDHVTPNYQKTAFEFETAEWRQVLREVRGTSPLRPKIAKNLGLPENRSPLALLYAGFRRQDPGLNYLIPGDGRNPLHETAAKWAGLMRMGGYEYQTDEVWYRAAYQHDNPIAVDPQPENDDILPGFGAGLLDPNDELEDGAAPSATGPTTAGQEPPKDEIAPTETLDQRLQRYRDNADPIVDLTGPYYLEELGRVDLTAWAVRGQNLVTKDERPAPVIVSMVRAPHLDVFVDTGHSLFREHGADMRDLALVEVAEFMRVRANIVSMPLSEIVAQLKSHTSSPRLTPAATAEESERLLEQVRLAMVAPVSANPAVHWLLLTKDERADAERRFAVEAGGVSPWNDAISSGEFIRYVPASAVIRIIQDSPESFLDGCVFKRGYIALSDPGARALVVERLINPLGDLALLEQHRPRLDVEELARIRISCRLIARDLADNT; encoded by the coding sequence GTGACCGAGAGCCAGTACATCAATGTCACGCCACATCCGCGCATCCTGGGTGTGCTGGGCGACATCGAGTTCTCTCACTGGCAGTGCCTGGCCGAGTTGGTCGACAACTCCTTCGACGAGTTCCAGGCGGCCGGCGGAACGGTGGACCGGCCGTCGGTCGCAGTCTCTCTCCCCCCGGCGAACTCACAGCGTGCGACAGCTGAGATCAAGGTGCAGGACAACGGCCGGGGCATGAGCCTCGAGGCAGTCACCAACGCCATTAGCGCGGGCTGGACGAGCAACGGTCGACATGGGTCCCTCGGCCTGTTCGGCATGGGCTTCAACATCAGTACGGCCCGGCTCGGTCGGCGTACCACGGTACGCACCAGTCGGGCAGGCGATCCGGACTGGATCGAGGTGACCCTGGACCTGTCTAGGATCGCTAACTCCTCCAAGTACCAGGCGCCATACCGGTTGGTGCCTAAGGCCAATCGCGACGAGCACGGCACCACGGTCACGATCAGCGAGCTCAAGCAGGAGCAGTACGCCACGCTCTGTCGCCCTCAAACGCAGACCGTGATCCGAGAGAAGCTCGGGGACGTCTACAGCTATCTGCTGGCGGAGAAGGGCTTTCTACTCACGCTCAACGGCAAGAAGGTCAGGCCGCGCCTGCCCTGTGTCTGGGACGAGAAGCGAACCGTCACCCGCCAGGGCGTGGAGATCCATGCTGTACAGAAGATCGACCGTACTCTGAGCCCCAAGAAGGCGTGCATGGCGTGCGGTTACTGGAGCACCGCCGACGCGGAGCACTGCGAGGAATGCGGACAGGACCGCCTGGAACTGCGGGAGCGCAGGATCTGGGGCTGGCTCGGCATCCAGCGCTACCTCCACCGCACCGACTACGGGCTGGACTTCCTCCGTAACGGGCGCAAGATCATGCTCAAGGACAAGCGTGTCTTCTTCTGGAAAGACGAGGACGACATCGCGGAGGCGGAGCTGGAGTACCCCATCGACTCCGGAGCCGTGCAGATGGGCCGGATCGTCGGTGAGATCCATTGCGACCACGTTACTCCGAACTATCAGAAGACCGCCTTCGAGTTCGAGACAGCCGAATGGCGTCAGGTCCTGCGCGAGGTCCGCGGGACAAGCCCTCTGCGCCCCAAGATCGCCAAGAACCTTGGGCTGCCGGAGAATCGCAGCCCTCTCGCCCTGCTCTACGCGGGCTTCCGTCGCCAGGACCCGGGGCTCAACTACCTGATCCCCGGCGATGGACGTAACCCTCTCCACGAGACGGCGGCGAAGTGGGCTGGGTTGATGCGGATGGGCGGCTACGAGTACCAAACCGACGAGGTGTGGTACCGAGCCGCCTACCAGCACGACAACCCGATAGCGGTCGACCCACAACCGGAGAACGACGACATCCTCCCCGGGTTCGGAGCTGGACTCCTCGACCCGAATGACGAGTTGGAAGACGGTGCGGCGCCGAGCGCGACAGGCCCGACCACCGCTGGTCAAGAACCGCCCAAGGACGAGATCGCGCCGACGGAGACGCTGGATCAGCGGCTCCAGCGATACCGAGACAACGCCGACCCCATCGTGGACCTGACAGGGCCGTACTACCTTGAAGAATTGGGCCGCGTGGATCTGACGGCCTGGGCCGTCCGCGGACAGAACCTCGTCACCAAGGACGAGCGGCCCGCACCTGTGATCGTCTCGATGGTCCGAGCCCCGCACCTCGATGTCTTCGTCGACACTGGCCACTCGCTCTTCCGCGAGCATGGGGCGGACATGCGTGACCTTGCACTCGTCGAGGTCGCGGAGTTCATGCGGGTGCGGGCGAACATCGTGTCGATGCCCTTGAGCGAGATCGTGGCACAGCTCAAGAGCCACACCTCCAGTCCTCGACTGACGCCGGCGGCGACGGCGGAGGAGTCGGAGAGGCTTCTGGAACAGGTGCGCTTGGCGATGGTGGCGCCTGTTTCGGCTAACCCCGCGGTGCACTGGCTGCTGCTCACGAAGGATGAACGAGCTGACGCCGAGCGCCGGTTCGCGGTTGAGGCCGGCGGAGTGTCACCTTGGAACGACGCGATCTCCAGCGGTGAGTTCATTCGCTATGTCCCGGCCAGCGCGGTCATCCGTATCATCCAGGATTCTCCGGAGAGTTTCCTCGACGGGTGCGTCTTCAAGCGCGGGTACATCGCTCTGAGCGATCCCGGCGCCCGAGCGCTCGTCGTGGAACGACTGATCAACCCTTTGGGGGACCTCGCGCTCCTGGAGCAGCACCGCCCACGCCTAGACGTGGAGGAACTGGCCCGGATCAGGATCAGCTGCAGACTCATCGCGCGCGACCTCGCCGACAACACATAG
- a CDS encoding very short patch repair endonuclease: protein MAHASVSLRVLPKTRRIRASLRWGDGRRSPERYLGEVEHDTREANLAAGWRLAWAKGLLREETLPEGSTASTPAVRASMKGNRGRDTKPEKVLRSLLFKEGLRYRVNAPPIQGLRRSADVLFPKARVAVFVDGCFWHVCPEHHRPATRNKDFWTEKFAENQRRDAETNRILEEAGWKVIRAWEHEVPEEVARRVISAVRRVTR from the coding sequence GTGGCCCACGCCTCGGTCTCATTGAGGGTCCTGCCCAAGACGCGACGCATCCGCGCGTCACTGCGTTGGGGCGACGGGAGGAGGTCCCCGGAGCGCTACCTGGGTGAGGTCGAACACGACACCCGTGAGGCCAACCTTGCCGCGGGGTGGCGGCTGGCCTGGGCTAAGGGCCTCTTGAGAGAGGAGACCTTGCCAGAGGGCTCGACAGCCTCGACCCCGGCAGTCCGTGCCTCCATGAAAGGCAACCGCGGAAGGGACACGAAGCCCGAGAAGGTCCTCAGGTCCCTCCTCTTCAAGGAAGGGCTTCGTTACCGGGTCAATGCACCGCCGATCCAGGGCCTCCGGCGTAGCGCGGATGTGCTGTTCCCGAAGGCGCGAGTCGCAGTCTTCGTCGACGGCTGCTTCTGGCACGTCTGTCCGGAGCATCATCGACCAGCCACGAGGAACAAGGATTTCTGGACGGAGAAGTTCGCCGAGAACCAGCGGCGGGACGCCGAGACCAACCGGATCCTGGAGGAGGCGGGCTGGAAGGTCATCCGGGCTTGGGAGCACGAGGTACCGGAGGAGGTGGCGAGACGGGTCATCTCAGCGGTCCGCCGGGTGACCCGCTAG